The genomic window GACCGCGTCGATGCCAGCGCGCTCGGTCCCCGTCCAGCTGGTCCAAAGGGTGACGATGACTCGCCCGTCCTCTGTCGTTTCTTTGTCGATACGCGAGCAAGCGACGAGTGGCGCGAGGGCGCATGCGAAGAGGAGAAGCGGTGTTTTTAGACCACGAAAGAGCACGGATACGGGTGAGGTTTGATTCTGAGATGCTAGGCGTGGCATTGTTGATAAACGCTCGCAGCGCTTGAGCAAAGCAAGAACTGAGCGGGAAAGGGATTCGCGTCAGCGGGGACTAGAATTCTTGACCAGGTGGAATCTGGGATTCGAAAAGGAGCTGTTCGTCCACTCTGCGGGCAAGGCGGTCGCGGTTCCTTCGGATGATTCCCTGATCGCTTTCGGCAACGGCTTTTTCCGCTAGAATGAGAGCCTGGTCGAGGTCCTGCTCCCGCTCCGCGGCCAGCGAGAGGTTGTAGAGGATCTTGGCCTTTAGGAAGCCAGGTTGCTCGAGCGGGAGCAGGCTCTGCCAGATCTCGACGGCGTCTTTCCAGTAGGCGGAACTGGCGAAGCGTTCGGCGGCCTCTTCAAGTTGCTCCTTATGGCGGCTGCTGGAGTCGACAAGGATCTTGCGTGATACGGAGATGGTGTGCGGGGTGAGGGAGCGGGCGAAATCGTTGATGGCCGTCTCGAGCGACCGTTCGAGCAGGGCGTCGCGCATGGCCGCAATCCTGCGGCTGCTGATGGAGCTTCCATAGTCGCTCCACTCCTCCTTTGACTGCGAGGAGGTCGTCTTGAAGTCGACCCAAAGCCCGGACAGCGGGTCGTAGACACGGAAGACCACAGTGCAGGTGAGACGGAGCCAGCCGTCGTAGTAGGTCTTCTTCTTGACCTCGTCGTTCTTGGATTTCTCTTCGACGATGCGTTTCTCTTCGTGCTCGCCCACCACCACTTCGACGCTTTCCAAGG from Pelagicoccus sp. SDUM812003 includes these protein-coding regions:
- a CDS encoding DUF6340 family protein translates to MLPPLPLRSLAAIALVCLLTSCASHHATYRISKPATDELPFAGERILLIDRHWTHYQDEADRTLVGSFIVKNTPLIKQLHKRHSRSQEQSIRTALASLLSVSLAIDFVTIFEEFGKYEVMLMTSPPAISKPENTAFGELPPPLAASEVGALAAQHSADILLALESVEVVVGEHEEKRIVEEKSKNDEVKKKTYYDGWLRLTCTVVFRVYDPLSGLWVDFKTTSSQSKEEWSDYGSSISSRRIAAMRDALLERSLETAINDFARSLTPHTISVSRKILVDSSSRHKEQLEEAAERFASSAYWKDAVEIWQSLLPLEQPGFLKAKILYNLSLAAEREQDLDQALILAEKAVAESDQGIIRRNRDRLARRVDEQLLFESQIPPGQEF